The window ATTTCCAAGGTTGTGGTTCGACTATAAACAATTTTGCTATGTTGGATAATTTTCGCAGAAATTCCTGAAGACCTGCATCGTGATGATTTAAATGTATCCACATGGTAATGGAAAAACAGCAAACAGCatcaaaatgtgttttattatggattttcaaaaattgctGTACCTTTTCAAATGCTTCATTATCCATGACATCGACACAATCGTATGAAATTTGCTCACAATTGCTATTGTCCTTTTTAGCGCGGGTTATTAAAGCTGCATCTATGTCCACGCCATAAACACACACTTTACGTTGAGGCATTAGACTacttagaaacttttgtaataGTTGTGTAAATACACCAGAATTACAACCAACATCTAGTACGAGATAGGGTTTCAATGATGGTTCATTCTCATTTTCTGGCAGCCAGTATTGTGAGGGCAACAGTTTCAATCTTTCTTCGGCAGAGTTAAACTGATAGTAATTTATGAAATTGCCAAATTGCACTGCACCAGGATCTTTATTTCTAAATTCCATAGTTGTCACCAAAAATGTGTTTCCTTTcgtctaataaaaatattaaaaaatgtaaataaacattaGGACGGTAAAACAAGAGtcaaccaatatttttttacggCGTCAGAAAGTGTGAAAATTGTTGACGGCTAATCagctttattaagttttttaacgGCTCTATTAATGTTAGAGCtgctataattttgtttttataaaataaataataatgtataaCATCTttgtcatttatatatttaatttataattgtatttatAATATTGTCATTGTTAAGTTAAATAtgtcaaattaataaaatcttcAGATTCTGACACAGGGTTGAAACAGAAAGCAATTAGTTAGTTATGGTAAAAAAGCGATGTCATCCCTGTCGTCAGTAATCGATAACAAATAAGGAATTTACCACAAATACCGTTAAAtcaaatgtttatttcaa of the Lucilia cuprina isolate Lc7/37 chromosome 2, ASM2204524v1, whole genome shotgun sequence genome contains:
- the LOC111674666 gene encoding probable RNA methyltransferase CG11342 isoform X1 — its product is MEFRNKDPGAVQFGNFINYYQFNSAEERLKLLPSQYWLPENENEPSLKPYLVLDVGCNSGVFTQLLQKFLSSLMPQRKVCVYGVDIDAALITRAKKDNSNCEQISYDCVDVMDNEAFEKVQQFLKIHNKTHFDAVCCFSITMWIHLNHHDAGLQEFLRKLSNIAKLFIVEPQPWKCYQTAERRLKKSGEVFPLFLELKWRSQVEMEIENFMENTMHRKKVYESIPTKWQRKICFYR
- the LOC111674666 gene encoding probable RNA methyltransferase CG11342 isoform X2 is translated as MEFRNKDPGAVQFGNFINYYQFNSAEERLKLLPSQYWLPENENEPSLKPYLVLDVGCNSGVFTQLLQKFLSSLMPQRKVCVYGVDIDAALITRAKKDNSNCEQISYDCVDVMDNEAFEKVFRNFCENYPT